Proteins encoded together in one Planctomyces sp. SH-PL14 window:
- the hemG gene encoding protoporphyrinogen oxidase — MSDIHPTSHSTPRIAIIGGGFSGLAAAHHLAELAQKTGRPVELHLFDTTHRLGGLVQTEQLGPYTIERGADSFITNKPGAINLCRRLGLESELVPTDPTYRGSHILSHGRPVPTPAGFNLLVPGNLWAVLSTPLLSAAGKLRCLEEWFIPPRTSHGDESLASFTRRRLGPEVLDHIVQPLVGGIYTSDPEHLSLAATLPRFLDMEHRYGGLLKSVWKTRRTRDNADREAAGARYGLFVSLKGGISQFVQTLANRVQTTAQVHLGRRVHALHKPDPAASTVELILEDEKQTFDHVILAQSAYTMADLTRRWSSELATRLDEIPYASSSIVVSGHNLSDIRNPLDSFGLVIPYVERRKILAVSYLSRKFPMRAPDGKVILRTFIGGAMQPELFNLSDDDIRKTVRDELRDLLGVAGTPDFEVLTRYPRAMPQYHVGHLDRVREIRKIAEGLGSISLAGNAFDGVGIPDTIQSGEGAAERAFADVFRPGRAPCVAV; from the coding sequence ATGAGCGACATCCATCCCACCTCCCACTCCACACCCCGCATCGCCATCATCGGCGGCGGCTTCAGCGGTCTCGCCGCCGCTCACCACCTCGCCGAACTCGCCCAGAAAACCGGACGCCCCGTCGAACTCCACCTCTTCGACACCACCCACCGCCTCGGCGGACTCGTCCAAACCGAACAACTCGGCCCCTACACCATCGAACGCGGCGCCGACTCCTTCATCACCAACAAACCCGGCGCCATCAACCTCTGCCGCCGACTCGGCCTCGAATCCGAACTCGTCCCCACCGACCCCACCTACCGCGGCTCCCACATCCTCTCCCACGGCCGACCCGTCCCCACCCCCGCCGGCTTCAACCTCCTGGTCCCCGGCAACCTCTGGGCTGTCCTCTCCACACCGCTTCTGTCTGCCGCCGGAAAACTCCGCTGCCTCGAAGAGTGGTTCATCCCCCCCCGCACCTCACACGGGGACGAAAGCCTCGCCTCCTTCACCCGCCGCCGCCTCGGCCCCGAAGTCCTCGACCACATCGTCCAACCCCTCGTCGGCGGCATCTACACCTCCGACCCCGAACACCTCAGCCTCGCCGCCACCCTCCCGCGGTTCCTCGACATGGAACACCGCTACGGCGGCCTCCTGAAGTCGGTCTGGAAAACCCGCCGCACCCGTGACAACGCCGATCGCGAAGCCGCCGGCGCCCGCTACGGCCTCTTCGTCTCCCTCAAAGGCGGAATCTCGCAGTTCGTCCAGACACTCGCCAACCGTGTCCAAACCACCGCCCAGGTCCACCTCGGCCGACGCGTCCACGCCCTCCACAAACCGGATCCGGCCGCCTCGACCGTCGAACTGATCCTGGAGGACGAAAAGCAAACGTTCGACCACGTCATCCTGGCCCAGTCTGCGTACACGATGGCCGACCTCACGCGCCGCTGGTCGTCGGAACTGGCCACGCGTCTCGACGAGATCCCCTACGCCTCCAGCTCGATCGTCGTCTCCGGACACAACTTGAGCGACATCCGCAATCCGCTCGACTCCTTCGGCCTCGTCATCCCCTACGTCGAGCGGCGGAAGATCCTCGCCGTCTCCTACCTCAGCCGGAAGTTCCCGATGCGGGCTCCGGATGGGAAGGTGATCCTCCGGACCTTCATCGGCGGCGCCATGCAGCCGGAACTGTTCAACCTCTCGGATGACGACATCCGCAAGACCGTCCGGGACGAGCTCCGCGACCTCCTGGGAGTCGCAGGAACGCCGGACTTCGAAGTCCTCACCCGCTATCCCCGCGCGATGCCGCAGTACCACGTCGGCCATCTCGATCGCGTCCGCGAGATTCGGAAGATCGCCGAGGGACTCGGCTCGATCTCGCTGGCCGGGAACGCCTTCGACGGCGTCGGCATCCCGGACACGATCCAGAGCGGGGAAGGGGCCGCGGAACGGGCCTTCGCCGACGTCTTCCGCCCCGGCCGCGCGCCGTGCGTCGCGGTCTGA
- a CDS encoding polyprenyl synthetase family protein has product MSSPGQVYTDSSERARQEGARSNRSGDSDGDDAAPTKRTGRRSTSHLKAVPETLAARDKMKADCDRFMQSIDRSQAFTKDELEIFGQRFLEEHALPEKYLGFVMVLLGNSFWKRQFLAVPFEKRLLLLPHCLKHAEGCPAEYDEFGLDCEKCGACSIADYKVRAEQLGYKVLVAEGSPIVLKIIVEGYVDGILGVACLNVLEKAIDKVLLAGVPSFAVPLHSGDCKNTSLDESWVWDVLDKYEPLDQPQTTTYIPLMRASNRMFKEDFPRLLPRVRSKDPEKTKTPLAITEDVAYDWLANGGKRFRPFITLAAFHARSSGAILRTDVEHPVSDSVARVAMAIEAFHKASLVHDDIQDNDLYRYGRETVHRTMGIGPAINVGDYLIGLGYRLVNSCRGDLGADVACDILDSMATAHIRLCDGQGAEMAWQRNPDWTLSPLDALQIYALKTSPAFEAALYAGLRMAGPMEPYAEMVSQFCRQVGVGFQILNDLKDWAGDKDNKLVAGQDALALRPTVLLALAMQSATPEQRKEVASILQSDGDSLARLSRLRRIFSATGAFEKAQSLIEKSRERAEALADATEPVALRQLLYFFIDTVLAPETDSGPPEADAMPMSLPVVNHAPQLAAR; this is encoded by the coding sequence ATGTCCTCACCTGGACAGGTATACACTGATTCGTCTGAACGAGCCCGGCAGGAAGGGGCTCGCTCGAATCGGTCGGGAGACTCCGACGGAGACGACGCGGCCCCCACGAAGCGGACCGGACGCCGCAGCACCAGCCACCTCAAGGCGGTCCCGGAGACGCTCGCCGCGCGGGACAAGATGAAGGCGGACTGCGACCGCTTCATGCAGTCGATCGACCGCAGCCAGGCCTTCACCAAGGACGAGCTGGAAATCTTCGGCCAGAGGTTCCTTGAGGAGCACGCGCTCCCGGAGAAGTACCTCGGCTTCGTGATGGTCCTGCTGGGGAACTCGTTCTGGAAGCGGCAGTTCCTGGCGGTCCCGTTCGAGAAGCGGCTGCTCCTCCTGCCGCACTGCCTGAAGCACGCCGAAGGCTGCCCCGCCGAGTACGACGAGTTCGGCCTCGACTGCGAGAAGTGCGGCGCCTGCTCGATCGCCGACTACAAGGTCCGGGCCGAGCAGCTCGGCTACAAGGTCCTCGTCGCGGAGGGCTCTCCGATCGTCCTCAAGATCATCGTCGAAGGGTACGTCGACGGGATCCTGGGGGTCGCGTGCCTCAATGTCCTCGAAAAGGCGATCGACAAAGTTCTTCTCGCCGGCGTTCCGTCGTTCGCCGTCCCGCTCCATTCCGGGGACTGCAAGAACACCAGCCTCGACGAGTCCTGGGTCTGGGACGTCCTCGACAAGTACGAGCCGCTCGACCAGCCGCAGACGACGACCTACATCCCGCTGATGCGGGCCTCCAACCGGATGTTCAAGGAGGATTTCCCCCGGCTCCTCCCCCGCGTCCGGAGCAAGGACCCGGAGAAGACGAAGACGCCGCTCGCGATCACGGAAGACGTCGCTTACGACTGGCTCGCCAACGGCGGCAAGCGGTTCCGCCCGTTCATCACGCTGGCCGCCTTCCACGCCCGCTCGAGCGGCGCGATCCTGCGGACCGACGTCGAGCACCCGGTGAGCGATTCCGTGGCCCGCGTCGCGATGGCAATCGAGGCCTTCCACAAGGCGTCGCTCGTCCATGACGACATCCAGGACAACGACCTCTACCGCTACGGCCGCGAGACGGTCCACCGGACGATGGGGATCGGTCCCGCGATCAACGTCGGCGACTACTTGATCGGCCTCGGTTACCGGCTCGTCAACTCGTGTCGCGGGGACCTCGGGGCGGATGTCGCCTGCGACATCCTCGACAGCATGGCGACGGCCCATATCCGCCTCTGCGACGGGCAGGGGGCCGAGATGGCGTGGCAGCGGAATCCGGACTGGACTCTCTCGCCACTCGACGCCCTTCAGATCTACGCCCTCAAGACCTCCCCGGCGTTCGAGGCGGCCCTCTATGCGGGGTTGCGGATGGCCGGGCCGATGGAGCCGTACGCGGAAATGGTCTCGCAGTTCTGCCGGCAGGTCGGGGTCGGGTTTCAGATCCTGAACGACCTCAAGGACTGGGCGGGGGACAAGGACAACAAGCTCGTGGCGGGCCAGGACGCGCTGGCCCTCCGTCCGACGGTCCTGCTCGCTCTGGCGATGCAGTCCGCGACCCCCGAGCAGCGGAAGGAAGTCGCCTCGATCCTGCAGAGCGACGGAGACAGCCTCGCGCGGCTGAGCCGGCTGCGGCGGATCTTCTCCGCGACGGGCGCGTTCGAGAAAGCCCAGAGCCTCATCGAGAAATCCCGCGAGCGGGCGGAAGCGCTCGCCGACGCGACCGAACCGGTCGCGCTGCGGCAGCTCCTGTACTTCTTCATCGACACCGTTCTGGCCCCGGAAACCGACTCCGGTCCTCCGGAAGCGGACGCCATGCCGATGTCGCTGCCGGTCGTGAATCACGCCCCGCAGCTGGCGGCGCGATGA
- a CDS encoding sugar phosphate isomerase/epimerase family protein, with the protein MAHSPFIVLSAFADEAALSKTAVEQLSVISALGLNYYSPRFIDVTGEGKVEHVTELSDEKLARLADLQGKYGMKVTSIGSRIGKIKLIDQEDGSHNKFVPIQQYIETEVARSIHSAKALGAKLLRGFSFYHPKGDDPWKYIDQAVEKLNPIVAECAKHGLVYGLEVEANLIGQNGRLLAALAEKVNRPNLVCIFDGGNLSSQNLSPVVCFNEFVAMRDWMGWAHIKDYRVDPTLEWTGVVDEERLKNFVPADIGDSGHEAILRNLKENLSAMTSKMQALGCPGVFLELEPHLKGGGQFGGFSGPDGMGVAVRALCSLLDYVGIDYDLRTMDDIKTARGF; encoded by the coding sequence ATGGCCCACTCTCCGTTCATCGTCCTCAGTGCCTTCGCCGACGAGGCCGCGCTCTCCAAGACCGCGGTCGAACAGCTCTCGGTCATCTCCGCTCTGGGACTCAACTACTACAGCCCGCGGTTCATCGACGTCACCGGCGAGGGAAAGGTCGAGCACGTCACCGAGCTGAGCGACGAGAAGCTCGCCCGGCTGGCCGACCTGCAGGGGAAGTACGGGATGAAGGTCACGAGCATCGGCTCGCGGATCGGCAAGATCAAGCTGATCGACCAGGAGGACGGCTCGCACAACAAGTTCGTCCCGATCCAGCAGTACATCGAGACGGAAGTCGCCCGCAGCATCCACTCCGCCAAGGCGCTCGGCGCGAAGCTCCTCCGCGGCTTCTCGTTCTACCACCCCAAGGGGGACGATCCCTGGAAGTACATCGATCAGGCGGTCGAGAAGCTGAACCCGATCGTCGCCGAGTGCGCCAAGCACGGCCTGGTCTACGGCCTGGAAGTCGAAGCGAACCTGATCGGCCAGAACGGGCGGCTCCTGGCGGCCCTGGCCGAGAAGGTCAACCGGCCAAACCTCGTCTGTATTTTCGACGGCGGGAACCTCTCGTCGCAGAACCTCTCGCCAGTCGTCTGCTTCAACGAGTTCGTCGCCATGCGGGACTGGATGGGCTGGGCGCACATCAAGGATTACCGCGTCGATCCGACGCTCGAATGGACCGGCGTGGTGGACGAGGAGCGGCTGAAGAACTTCGTCCCGGCCGACATCGGCGACTCCGGCCACGAGGCGATCCTGCGGAACCTCAAGGAGAACCTCTCCGCGATGACCTCGAAGATGCAGGCCCTGGGCTGCCCGGGCGTCTTCCTGGAGCTCGAGCCGCACCTCAAGGGAGGGGGCCAGTTCGGCGGGTTCAGCGGGCCGGACGGGATGGGGGTCGCGGTCCGGGCGCTCTGCTCGCTCCTGGACTACGTCGGCATCGATTACGACCTGCGGACGATGGACGACATCAAGACGGCGCGTGGGTTCTGA
- a CDS encoding ABC transporter ATP-binding protein, with the protein MTTAAGTTAEPNAPEISNWQMLRRLVRLGYEYRWGALLMVVMHVLLVGLGIATLGLTGLGIDYIRHVVQPDSRAPAWPFGIAPPADWTPRTVVAILSLLILVAALANALVRFLAAIATANLTQTILVALRAGVFEKLQRLSFHFYDSGESSSIINRAAGDVNAVRSFVDAVLVKIVTVALTLAVYLVYMLRVHVGLTFWCLISSPLLWIGAVLFSRLVQPSYRRASELGDAMVRTLVESLTGIQVIKGFAREPEEIAKFEAATRRIRDQKESIFWQVSTYQPIMGLLTQVNMLVLIGYGGILVVRGEVQLGAGLFVFANLLHEFANQVSQIVNIANTIQSSLVGAQRVFEVLDAPVQIQSPPGAVRLPRARGIVEFAGVTFGYRPGQPVLHDVSFRGEPGERVGICGPTGSGKTTLLSLIMRFYDVDAGRVMIDGTDVRQLDVDDLRRNMGIVFQDSFLFSHTVAANIAFGHPEATLEQIERAARIALAAEFVEALPQRYDTVVGEHGSNLSGGQRQRLAIARALLPDPPILLLDDATASVDPETEHEIRAALDAAMERRTTLVVSNRVSTLRKTDRILVIEDGRITAVGTHHDLMASSPYFRQLTDLQYTDALEEVGTP; encoded by the coding sequence GTGACGACGGCGGCAGGGACGACCGCGGAGCCCAACGCTCCCGAGATCTCGAACTGGCAGATGCTCCGCCGGCTGGTGCGCCTGGGCTATGAGTATCGCTGGGGCGCGCTCCTGATGGTCGTGATGCACGTCCTCCTCGTGGGGCTCGGCATCGCGACGCTGGGGCTGACGGGACTGGGGATCGACTACATCCGCCATGTCGTCCAGCCGGACAGCCGCGCCCCCGCCTGGCCGTTCGGCATCGCTCCGCCGGCCGACTGGACCCCGCGGACGGTCGTCGCCATCCTCTCGCTCCTGATTCTTGTCGCCGCTCTGGCGAACGCCCTCGTGCGGTTCCTGGCCGCGATCGCGACCGCGAACCTGACGCAGACGATCCTCGTGGCGCTCCGGGCCGGGGTCTTCGAGAAACTCCAGCGGCTGAGCTTTCACTTCTACGACTCGGGCGAGAGCAGCTCGATCATCAACCGGGCGGCCGGCGACGTGAATGCGGTCCGGTCGTTCGTCGACGCCGTGCTGGTCAAGATCGTGACCGTCGCGCTGACGCTGGCGGTTTATCTCGTCTACATGCTCCGCGTGCATGTCGGGCTCACGTTCTGGTGCCTCATCTCCTCGCCTCTGCTGTGGATCGGGGCGGTGCTGTTCTCGCGGCTGGTGCAGCCCTCTTACCGCCGGGCGAGCGAGCTGGGGGACGCGATGGTCCGGACGCTCGTCGAGAGTCTGACGGGGATTCAGGTCATCAAAGGGTTCGCCCGCGAGCCGGAGGAGATCGCAAAGTTCGAAGCGGCGACGCGGCGGATCCGGGACCAGAAGGAGTCGATCTTCTGGCAGGTGAGCACCTACCAGCCGATCATGGGGCTGCTGACCCAGGTCAACATGCTGGTCCTGATCGGGTACGGCGGGATCCTGGTGGTCCGCGGCGAGGTTCAGCTCGGGGCAGGGCTGTTCGTCTTTGCGAACCTGCTGCACGAGTTCGCGAACCAGGTGAGCCAGATCGTCAACATCGCCAACACGATCCAGTCGAGCCTCGTCGGGGCGCAGCGGGTGTTCGAGGTTCTCGACGCTCCGGTTCAGATCCAGAGTCCGCCGGGGGCGGTCCGGCTGCCGCGGGCGCGGGGGATCGTCGAGTTTGCCGGGGTGACGTTTGGCTACCGTCCGGGGCAGCCGGTCCTGCATGACGTCTCGTTCCGGGGCGAGCCGGGGGAGCGGGTGGGGATCTGCGGGCCGACCGGTTCGGGCAAGACGACGCTCTTGAGCCTGATCATGCGGTTCTATGACGTCGATGCCGGGCGGGTGATGATCGACGGGACGGATGTCCGCCAGCTCGATGTCGACGATCTCCGGCGGAACATGGGGATCGTGTTTCAGGACAGTTTTCTGTTCAGTCATACCGTGGCGGCGAATATCGCGTTCGGGCATCCGGAGGCGACGCTGGAGCAGATCGAGCGGGCGGCGCGGATCGCGCTCGCGGCGGAGTTTGTCGAAGCGTTGCCGCAGCGGTACGACACGGTGGTCGGGGAGCATGGCTCCAACCTCTCAGGCGGTCAGCGGCAGCGGTTGGCGATTGCGCGGGCCCTGTTGCCGGATCCTCCGATTCTGCTCTTGGACGATGCGACCGCTTCCGTCGACCCGGAGACGGAGCATGAGATCCGGGCGGCGCTGGATGCGGCGATGGAGCGGCGGACGACGCTGGTGGTGTCGAACCGGGTGAGTACGTTGCGGAAGACGGACCGGATTCTGGTGATCGAGGATGGTCGGATCACGGCGGTGGGGACGCATCATGATTTGATGGCGTCGTCGCCGTATTTCCGGCAATTGACGGATCTGCAGTACACGGACGCGCTGGAAGAAGTCGGCACGCCGTAA
- a CDS encoding carboxypeptidase regulatory-like domain-containing protein, with protein MTHQRALTATALILIPLAWAGCSEHGPPLGSVSGTVTWNGEPVPFAYVVFQPVEPKGAYGAAYSDADGRYELLYSRDRRGALVGKHAVTVRTSSVDEIQVEDKKTGLMVTPPLPKGYRPKMEKQFERQVAAGDNAIDLEIKR; from the coding sequence ATGACACACCAACGTGCTTTGACAGCGACGGCCCTGATCCTGATTCCCCTGGCCTGGGCCGGCTGTTCCGAACACGGCCCGCCGCTGGGCTCCGTCAGCGGGACCGTCACCTGGAATGGCGAGCCCGTTCCCTTCGCGTACGTGGTCTTCCAGCCGGTCGAGCCGAAGGGAGCTTACGGCGCGGCCTACTCCGATGCAGACGGACGCTATGAACTCCTCTACAGCCGCGATCGGAGAGGGGCCCTCGTCGGCAAGCACGCCGTGACGGTCCGGACTTCCTCGGTCGACGAGATTCAGGTCGAGGATAAGAAGACCGGTCTCATGGTCACGCCCCCCTTGCCGAAGGGTTACCGTCCCAAGATGGAGAAGCAGTTCGAACGACAGGTCGCCGCGGGGGATAATGCGATCGATCTGGAGATCAAACGGTAA
- a CDS encoding prenyltransferase/squalene oxidase repeat-containing protein has translation MTEPVSIDRLEQAAQVTRDRLLAERGPSGHWTGELSTSALSTATAVMALFQVDNADGTSLHHERIAGGLRWLADHQNEDGGWGDTTLSFSNISTTMLGYAVFHAIDTEGRYAATRDRAKAYVDRAGGVPAIIARYGKDKTFSVPILTHSALAGLVDWRTIPPLPFELACLPHQLYAAVRLPVVSYALPALIAIGQVRHHFAKPWNPLVRFTRAAARERSLRILSRIQPSNGGFLEAAPLTSFVTMSLAAMGLTDHPVVVKGVEFLVRSLRPDGSWPIDTNLATWTSTLSTNALDGDLPPDAKPPLQQWLVNQQYRTIHPYTHAPPGGWAWTDLPGGVPDADDTPGAILALLNLTRGAALPEDVRDALRNGVRWLLDLQNGDRGWPTFCRGWGLLPFDRSAADISAHVVRALHGWLTHPDISESDPSSPDGVQRPEVEKAIRAGILYLDRHQRPDGSWLPLWFGNQHSPQEENPVYGTARVLKAYSGSRTEQSLAYQAGIRWLRSVQNADGGWGGEKGLPSSVEETALVVDALLDDPESDPQVQRGVKWLVERVEAGTWSDPSPIGFYFAKLWYFERLYPIVFATGALRHALHRRRTRISARRG, from the coding sequence ATGACGGAACCGGTCTCGATCGACCGACTCGAACAGGCCGCGCAAGTGACGCGCGACCGTCTGCTGGCCGAGCGGGGCCCTTCCGGGCATTGGACGGGGGAGTTGTCCACCTCCGCCCTCTCGACCGCCACGGCGGTCATGGCCCTCTTTCAGGTCGACAACGCGGACGGGACGAGTCTGCATCACGAACGGATCGCAGGCGGGCTCCGCTGGCTGGCGGATCACCAGAATGAGGACGGCGGCTGGGGAGACACGACGCTCAGCTTCAGCAACATCTCGACGACGATGCTGGGGTACGCCGTCTTCCACGCGATCGATACCGAAGGGCGCTACGCGGCGACGCGCGACCGGGCCAAAGCGTACGTCGACCGCGCGGGGGGCGTCCCGGCGATCATTGCCCGTTACGGCAAGGACAAGACCTTCTCCGTCCCGATCCTGACGCACTCGGCGCTCGCCGGCCTCGTCGACTGGCGGACGATCCCGCCGCTCCCGTTCGAGCTCGCCTGTCTGCCGCATCAGCTCTATGCCGCGGTCCGGCTGCCGGTCGTCAGCTACGCCCTCCCGGCCCTGATCGCCATCGGGCAGGTCCGGCATCACTTCGCCAAGCCGTGGAATCCGCTCGTGCGGTTCACCCGGGCGGCGGCCCGCGAGCGGAGCCTACGGATTCTGAGCCGGATCCAGCCGTCGAACGGCGGGTTCCTCGAGGCGGCCCCGCTGACGAGCTTCGTCACGATGAGCCTCGCCGCGATGGGACTGACCGATCATCCGGTCGTCGTCAAAGGGGTGGAGTTTCTTGTCCGGTCGCTCCGGCCGGACGGAAGCTGGCCGATCGACACGAACCTGGCGACCTGGACCTCGACCCTCTCGACGAATGCCCTCGACGGGGACCTGCCGCCCGACGCGAAGCCGCCGCTCCAGCAGTGGCTCGTCAACCAGCAGTACCGGACCATCCACCCCTACACTCACGCTCCTCCCGGCGGCTGGGCCTGGACCGACCTCCCCGGCGGCGTCCCCGACGCCGACGACACGCCGGGAGCGATCCTGGCGCTGCTCAATCTGACCCGCGGCGCCGCTCTGCCGGAAGACGTGCGGGACGCCCTGAGAAACGGTGTTCGGTGGCTCCTCGATCTCCAGAACGGCGACCGGGGCTGGCCCACCTTCTGCCGCGGCTGGGGGCTGCTCCCGTTCGATCGCAGCGCCGCCGACATCTCCGCTCACGTCGTCCGAGCCCTTCATGGCTGGCTGACGCATCCCGATATCTCCGAATCAGATCCGTCGTCGCCCGACGGCGTGCAGCGGCCGGAAGTCGAGAAGGCGATCCGCGCCGGGATCCTGTATCTCGACCGGCACCAGCGGCCCGATGGAAGCTGGCTCCCGCTCTGGTTCGGGAATCAGCATTCGCCCCAGGAAGAAAACCCGGTCTACGGGACGGCCCGCGTCCTCAAGGCGTATTCCGGCTCCCGGACGGAGCAGAGCCTGGCCTATCAGGCGGGGATCCGCTGGCTGCGGTCGGTCCAGAACGCCGACGGCGGGTGGGGGGGCGAAAAAGGGCTCCCCTCCAGCGTTGAGGAGACCGCCCTCGTGGTGGACGCCCTTCTGGACGATCCGGAGAGCGATCCGCAGGTGCAGCGGGGAGTGAAATGGCTCGTTGAACGGGTCGAGGCGGGGACGTGGTCGGACCCTTCTCCCATCGGTTTCTATTTCGCCAAATTGTGGTATTTTGAAAGGCTTTATCCGATCGTCTTCGCGACGGGCGCGTTACGCCACGCCCTCCATCGCCGACGGACACGGATCTCCGCCCGGCGGGGTTAA
- a CDS encoding DUF1559 domain-containing protein — protein sequence MSFAPSFFRRGSLSRKSGFTLIELLVVIAIIAVLVSILLPAVQQAREAARASQCRSNLKQIGIALHNYHEVFGALPPGVVHKNGNQNVAALGSYGWGTFILPQLDQGTMFEAMQTNGSDLDELLRNTSQPAARDLVFKSIAVYRCPSDTAPDLNTKREWDTPYSTFFNNQPVYLSTSNYVGISGSRWATPEDWIVNRLDPYGVFWGDSRVQFKDITDGLSNTFIVGERDWELGWAANWVGQRNYVGTGIWGSRQNLAILDVKINDPLLQPNGNPAVSRGFSSTHTGGVHFLLGDGRVQFVSQDIEFNNVQPAQQKPNNTLGLFQRLGRRNDGLSLGEF from the coding sequence ATGTCCTTTGCCCCTTCGTTCTTCCGCCGCGGCTCCTTGTCGCGGAAGTCCGGTTTCACGCTGATCGAACTCCTTGTGGTCATCGCCATCATCGCCGTCCTGGTGTCGATCCTCCTCCCGGCGGTGCAGCAGGCCCGCGAGGCGGCCCGCGCTTCGCAGTGCCGCAGCAACCTCAAGCAGATCGGCATCGCCCTCCACAACTACCACGAGGTCTTCGGGGCGTTGCCCCCCGGCGTCGTCCACAAGAACGGAAACCAGAATGTTGCCGCCCTCGGCTCCTACGGCTGGGGGACGTTCATCCTCCCGCAACTCGATCAGGGGACGATGTTCGAGGCGATGCAGACGAACGGTTCCGACCTCGACGAACTCCTGCGGAACACCTCGCAGCCGGCGGCCCGGGACCTCGTCTTCAAGTCGATCGCCGTCTACCGCTGCCCCTCCGACACCGCTCCGGATCTCAACACGAAGCGGGAGTGGGACACCCCCTACAGCACGTTCTTCAACAACCAGCCGGTCTACCTCTCGACGTCGAACTACGTCGGTATCTCGGGCTCGCGGTGGGCGACTCCGGAGGACTGGATCGTCAACCGCCTTGACCCCTACGGTGTCTTCTGGGGGGACAGCCGCGTCCAGTTCAAGGACATCACCGACGGCCTGTCGAACACGTTCATCGTCGGCGAGCGGGACTGGGAGCTGGGCTGGGCTGCCAACTGGGTCGGGCAGCGGAACTACGTTGGCACCGGCATCTGGGGCTCCCGCCAGAACCTCGCCATTCTCGACGTGAAGATCAACGACCCGCTCCTCCAGCCCAACGGCAACCCGGCCGTCAGCCGCGGCTTCAGCAGCACGCACACTGGCGGCGTCCACTTCCTCCTCGGAGACGGCCGCGTCCAGTTCGTGAGCCAGGACATCGAGTTCAACAACGTCCAGCCTGCCCAGCAGAAGCCGAACAACACCCTCGGCCTCTTCCAGCGCCTCGGCCGCCGCAACGACGGGCTGTCGTTGGGAGAGTTTTGA
- a CDS encoding PIN/TRAM domain-containing protein: protein MSVVIVRILYYTAAVGAALAYVLNPNFFRVPPVIEDHPFLVFSVMVVIASAILLVDILIPRKRVETISAIYFGLLIGMLLSHLLNLGLQPVFSGWGENGIGVLGAVTLVTSIMLPYLCTTFLLQTKDQFRFVIPYVEFSRELKGGRPLVLDSSALIDGRIADVIDTNVLDAQFVVPQFILHEVQDIADSHDKIRRSRGRRGLDVLKRLQQNPKIDVKVQETDSTKGKTVDQRLIEACRELNGRLVTNDLNLNKLASVQGVEVVNLNDVANALKPRFIPGEHVRIKIVKEGEGMGQGVGYLDDGTMVVVEQGSREIGSDVDTVVTSVLQNSAGRMLFCRLMAETK, encoded by the coding sequence ATGTCCGTCGTAATCGTCCGCATCCTGTACTACACCGCCGCCGTCGGAGCGGCGCTGGCCTACGTCCTCAATCCGAACTTCTTCCGCGTCCCGCCGGTCATCGAGGATCACCCGTTCCTCGTCTTCAGCGTGATGGTCGTGATCGCCTCGGCGATCCTGCTCGTCGACATCCTGATCCCCCGCAAGCGGGTCGAGACGATCTCGGCGATCTACTTCGGCCTCCTGATCGGGATGCTGCTGAGCCACCTCCTCAACCTGGGGCTGCAGCCGGTCTTCAGCGGCTGGGGAGAGAACGGGATCGGGGTCCTGGGGGCCGTGACCCTCGTGACGTCGATCATGCTGCCGTACCTCTGCACGACGTTCCTGCTCCAGACGAAGGACCAGTTCCGGTTCGTGATTCCCTACGTCGAGTTCTCACGGGAGCTCAAGGGGGGGCGGCCGCTCGTTCTCGACAGCAGCGCCCTGATCGACGGCCGGATCGCGGACGTCATCGACACGAACGTCCTCGACGCCCAGTTCGTCGTCCCGCAGTTCATCCTCCATGAAGTCCAGGACATCGCCGACAGCCACGACAAGATCCGCCGCAGCCGCGGCCGGCGGGGGCTCGACGTTCTGAAGCGGCTCCAGCAGAACCCCAAGATCGACGTGAAGGTCCAGGAGACCGACTCGACGAAGGGAAAGACGGTCGACCAGCGGCTGATCGAAGCCTGCCGCGAACTGAACGGCCGGCTCGTCACGAACGACCTCAACCTCAACAAGCTGGCGAGCGTCCAGGGGGTGGAGGTCGTCAACCTCAACGACGTCGCCAACGCCCTCAAGCCGCGGTTTATCCCGGGCGAGCATGTCCGGATCAAGATCGTGAAGGAAGGGGAGGGAATGGGCCAGGGGGTCGGCTACCTCGATGACGGCACGATGGTGGTCGTCGAGCAGGGCTCGCGCGAGATCGGCAGCGATGTCGACACGGTCGTGACGAGCGTCCTTCAGAACAGCGCCGGGCGGATGCTCTTCTGCCGCCTCATGGCGGAGACGAAATGA